Proteins from one Halovivax limisalsi genomic window:
- a CDS encoding DUF7553 family protein — protein MGRLAFERADRSIPFLADDGTALASPAAGRGAATSLRTLQAAPVSSAAAHPQRMVHQLSEDDVGKRVEDPGGTAIGYIVAVEGDTPYVEADPDLTDSIRAALGWRGDESEAVPIAPDAVETVTDDAVRLREQVDDGDELRDGDGALGDADEGLTERDIGAGATAAGVPVDADRATDEADPGRSRASDRDTGTDVESTREKADDPGGSGDSTERADSSEPDAHDLETETDLDRAQRQLTRASEAADEPVQDHVDSVQAGIREERLDDDVPPKLDRIEELATKLDELAAEEAPGPVADRIRRSRDHLREYLADRESSE, from the coding sequence ATGGGGAGACTTGCATTCGAGCGAGCGGATCGCTCGATCCCGTTCCTCGCGGACGACGGAACCGCCCTCGCGAGCCCGGCGGCCGGTCGAGGAGCGGCCACCTCGCTCCGGACACTGCAGGCAGCACCGGTTTCCAGCGCAGCGGCGCACCCTCAACGCATGGTCCACCAGCTATCCGAGGACGACGTCGGCAAGCGCGTCGAGGATCCGGGCGGCACGGCGATCGGCTACATCGTCGCCGTCGAGGGCGACACGCCGTACGTCGAAGCGGATCCCGACCTGACGGACTCGATCAGAGCCGCCCTCGGCTGGCGCGGCGACGAATCGGAAGCGGTCCCCATCGCGCCGGACGCCGTCGAGACGGTCACCGACGATGCCGTCCGCCTCCGAGAGCAGGTCGACGACGGCGACGAACTCCGCGACGGTGACGGCGCCCTCGGGGACGCCGACGAGGGCCTCACCGAGCGCGATATCGGCGCCGGGGCCACCGCCGCCGGCGTTCCCGTCGACGCCGATCGAGCGACGGACGAGGCCGACCCGGGACGATCGCGAGCCTCCGACCGTGATACGGGGACGGACGTCGAATCGACGCGCGAGAAGGCGGACGATCCGGGCGGGTCGGGCGACTCGACAGAACGAGCCGACTCGAGCGAGCCGGACGCGCACGACCTGGAGACCGAAACCGACCTCGATCGAGCCCAGCGCCAGCTCACCCGCGCGAGCGAGGCCGCCGACGAACCCGTCCAGGACCACGTCGACTCGGTGCAGGCCGGCATCCGCGAGGAACGACTCGACGACGACGTTCCGCCGAAGCTCGATCGCATCGAGGAACTGGCCACCAAACTCGACGAGCTGGCGGCCGAGGAAGCGCCGGGGCCGGTCGCGGATCGAATTCGACGGAGCCGGGATCACCTTCGCGAGTACCTCGCAGATCGGGAATCGTCTGAGTGA
- a CDS encoding MFS transporter: MSIGRTVFGDEATVLSERNFQLLLLTALFPVLGTALVSPILDAVIDPFGTSAANVGLMMSFVTAPAIVLIPAAGALADRYGRKPLLAGSLICFGAAGASIALTTDFRVVLALRFVQGVGYAGLAPIITTCIGDMYDGARESTGQGIRMTANGFSGATMPLLSGVLVGVAWQFPFLLYAVAIPVGGVVWLWFEEPTATGATAGRPDSGRSYYATLAEFLGNPRVVAVLVGRSLPVVVWIAFITYNSLVVVRLLGGTVIQAGLLAALGNAVYALAGAQAGRITSVFGSRYRPLLVGNGFLAVGWGFFVLAPTLPVATAGVVSMGIGFGITVTLFRSLVTALAPTDLRAGLVGLGSMGSRLLTTVTPIAIGGGVALAESTVGFASALRVAGLGVVLFSVCVCVGCVIFVYAATDRPLDDGDVGPGIQ, translated from the coding sequence GTGTCCATCGGCCGCACCGTGTTCGGGGACGAGGCGACGGTCCTGTCCGAGCGGAACTTCCAGCTCCTGCTCTTGACGGCCCTGTTTCCCGTCCTGGGAACGGCGCTCGTCTCGCCCATCCTCGACGCGGTGATCGACCCGTTCGGGACGAGCGCCGCGAACGTCGGCTTGATGATGTCGTTCGTCACGGCGCCGGCGATCGTCCTCATTCCGGCCGCCGGGGCGCTCGCCGATCGCTACGGTCGGAAGCCGCTCCTCGCCGGCTCGCTGATCTGCTTCGGCGCCGCCGGGGCGAGTATCGCGCTGACGACCGACTTTCGCGTCGTTCTCGCTCTTCGCTTCGTCCAGGGGGTCGGCTACGCCGGGCTCGCCCCGATCATCACGACCTGTATCGGTGACATGTACGACGGCGCCCGGGAATCGACCGGGCAGGGGATCCGCATGACGGCGAACGGGTTCAGCGGCGCGACCATGCCGCTACTGTCCGGCGTGCTGGTCGGCGTCGCCTGGCAGTTTCCCTTTCTGCTCTACGCCGTCGCCATCCCCGTCGGGGGCGTCGTCTGGCTGTGGTTCGAGGAACCGACGGCGACTGGAGCGACTGCGGGGCGACCGGATAGCGGGCGGTCGTATTACGCGACGCTGGCCGAATTTCTCGGGAACCCACGCGTCGTCGCGGTTCTCGTGGGCCGGTCGCTCCCCGTCGTCGTCTGGATCGCCTTCATCACGTACAACTCGCTGGTCGTCGTGCGGTTGCTCGGCGGGACGGTGATTCAGGCCGGGCTGTTGGCCGCGCTGGGCAACGCCGTCTACGCACTGGCCGGCGCGCAGGCGGGACGCATCACGTCGGTCTTCGGCTCCCGGTACCGGCCGCTGCTCGTGGGGAACGGGTTCCTCGCGGTCGGATGGGGCTTCTTCGTCCTCGCTCCGACGCTCCCGGTCGCGACCGCGGGCGTCGTCTCGATGGGAATCGGATTCGGGATCACGGTCACGCTGTTCCGGAGCCTCGTCACCGCCCTCGCGCCGACCGATCTCAGGGCCGGGCTGGTCGGGCTCGGCTCGATGGGCTCTCGGCTCCTGACGACCGTCACGCCGATCGCCATCGGAGGCGGTGTCGCCCTCGCCGAATCCACGGTTGGCTTCGCGTCGGCGTTGCGCGTCGCGGGACTCGGGGTCGTGTTGTTCAGCGTCTGCGTCTGCGTCGGCTGCGTGATCTTCGTCTACGCCGCTACCGACCGCCCGCTCGACGACGGGGACGTGGGACCCGGAATTCAGTGA
- the pdhA gene encoding pyruvate dehydrogenase (acetyl-transferring) E1 component subunit alpha has product MAREDVAEFSIQSVQVLAADGTVDESMVPELTDEGLLDLYEGMKRSRRLDERAISLQRRGELGTYAPAIGQEAAQVGSAFAMAEGDWIVPSFREQPALLVRDTPPEAILQYAMGMEEGAEVPGGEGALPPAIPVGSQPLHAVGVGWGEALQGLDAVAVTYFGDGATSEGDVYEALNFAGVYDAQTVFVCQNNRYAISTRLEHQTAAETLAQKAVAAGIEGIRVDGNDVLGVYRVAKAAIEQARHGDPLLIEALTYRRSMHTTSDDPSVYREAEEESEWEARDPIVRFQLYLEERGILDDETESAIDERIETEIADAIDRARAAREEIDPADMFRYVYDDPPPELEAQRAAFERRIEADERATEAEARGNEAGERSGESSGRTNEADGRGGERGG; this is encoded by the coding sequence ATGGCTCGCGAGGACGTCGCGGAGTTCTCTATCCAGTCCGTCCAGGTGCTCGCGGCGGACGGCACGGTCGACGAATCGATGGTTCCCGAGTTGACCGACGAGGGGTTGCTGGACCTGTACGAGGGGATGAAGCGCTCGCGCCGGCTCGACGAGCGCGCGATCTCGCTGCAGCGTCGCGGCGAACTCGGCACGTACGCCCCCGCGATCGGGCAGGAGGCGGCCCAGGTGGGCAGCGCGTTCGCCATGGCCGAGGGGGACTGGATCGTCCCCTCCTTCCGCGAACAGCCGGCCTTGCTGGTCCGCGACACGCCGCCGGAAGCGATCCTCCAGTACGCGATGGGGATGGAGGAGGGCGCCGAGGTCCCGGGCGGCGAGGGTGCGCTGCCGCCGGCCATCCCCGTCGGCAGCCAGCCGCTGCACGCCGTCGGCGTCGGCTGGGGCGAGGCCCTCCAGGGCCTGGACGCCGTCGCGGTCACCTACTTCGGCGACGGTGCCACCAGCGAGGGCGACGTCTACGAGGCCCTCAACTTCGCGGGCGTCTACGACGCCCAGACCGTCTTCGTCTGCCAGAACAACCGCTACGCCATCTCGACGCGACTCGAGCACCAGACCGCCGCGGAGACGCTCGCCCAGAAGGCCGTCGCGGCGGGGATAGAGGGGATCCGCGTCGACGGCAACGACGTGCTGGGCGTCTACCGCGTGGCGAAGGCGGCGATCGAGCAGGCGCGCCACGGCGACCCGCTCCTGATCGAGGCGCTGACCTACCGGCGCTCGATGCACACGACCTCCGACGACCCCAGCGTCTACCGCGAGGCCGAGGAGGAATCGGAGTGGGAGGCGCGCGACCCGATCGTCCGCTTCCAGCTGTACCTCGAGGAACGCGGGATCCTCGACGACGAAACCGAGTCGGCGATCGACGAGCGGATCGAGACCGAGATCGCAGACGCGATCGATCGGGCGCGGGCGGCGCGCGAGGAGATCGACCCGGCGGACATGTTCCGCTACGTCTACGACGATCCGCCGCCCGAACTCGAGGCCCAGCGGGCGGCGTTCGAGCGGCGGATCGAGGCGGACGAGCGGGCAACGGAGGCCGAAGCGCGAGGGAACGAGGCTGGCGAGCGGAGCGGCGAGTCGTCCGGGCGAACGAACGAGGCGGACGGGCGCGGGGGTGAGCGGGGTGGCTGA